tttcacacaaaagatggtgggtgcatggaacaagctgccagaagaggtagttgaggttgggactttcccaacgtttaagaaacagttagactgttacatggataggacagattagtacacgcaggtgggactagtgtagctgggagatgttggccggtgtgggcaagttaggccgaagggcctgtttccacactgcatcacactATCACTTTAGAGCTCTGCCACCCTATGTAAACCCTGTTTATATATCAACCCTCGTATTCTTTGGCCATCTCCTGCTTTGATTATTCCCAATCTCCTTCTAAACGGCCGTCCATTCACACAGTAACATCCATATCCTACTTGGCGTATATCGTTATTTTCATCATTGACCTGCCTCACTGTGTGCTTCTTGATATCCTATTAAAAATGATCAGAACTGCAATAAATCTCCCAAGTCTTTCTCTTCCACCCACTGAACATTTCCACAACTGTTGTTCACATTAACAGTCATGAAGAAACTATTTCTGATATCTTGCATTGCCTGATTACTGCAAGGTGAAGTCATGTGGTATTTGCCAATGGTAAATAGGTGCGTTGTgcaatttaaaaacatttaaacatcTTTTTGTCTCGTATTAGAAGAGTACCAATTTGCCCAACGTGTGAAGTATATTTTCCTCCTTCAGTAATTGTATTGGTAAGTATTTTTGTACATATTCTTTGAATTGTTGACAAATTAAGATTACCACTGAAATAATAGTAGATATAGTATACACAGCTAACCACTCCAGTCAACATGTCTAAGATTAGTGAACATAGAATTAAGCTGAGATGTACGAGgtttagttagaaacatagaaacatagaaaaatgcaGGCgtgggccattctgcccttcgagccagcactgccattcaatataatcttggctgatcatctaaaatcagtaccccgttcctgcttttttcccatatccgtTGATTCTTTTAGCCATAAAAGCTAAAtctcactctcttgaaaacatccagtgaattggcctccactgctgtctgtgtcagacatttccacagattcacaactctctgggtgaaaaagtttttctcatgccagtactaaatggcctaccctttattcttaaactgtgaccccctggttctggactccttcaACATCGggtacaattttcctgcatctagtctgtccaatctttTTAGATTTTTTAATGATCCgataagatcccgtctcatccatctaaattccagtgaatacaagcccagttgactcattccttcatcatatgtcagtcccgccatcccgggagttaacctggtgaaccaacactccctcaatagaaagaatgtccgtcctcaaattaggagataaaaactgcacacaatactccaggtgccatCTCACCCAGGTCCTGTACAATTGaaataggacctctttgctccaaaaaTAAAATCCCCTcgaaatgccattagctttcttcgctgcctgctgtacctgcatgcttactttcagtgactgagatACATGCACAGCCAGGTCTCGTTCCCCTTCCCTTTTTCCCTAATCTGActccattcagatagtaatctgcattcctgttaacatagaaagtaggtgcgagagtagaccaccaggtccgtcgagcccgcaccgccattcgctcatggctgaacactaaacagacacacttacccacaaacagtagacacaagacacagaacacaagacactaccctcccctttataccgctatcacccctctccaccccaagaacctcgtgatctcctgggggaggcaaaaaaccggataaaaacccaggtccaattcgggaaaaaaaatccgggaaattcctctccgaccccaatccaggcgatcgacacttgtccaggagatcactcaggtcttactatactaaccatacctaggtccatatccctgccctctccccgtagccccttatccccttggcagctaaaaaaccatctattttagtcttaaatatatttaaagtttctgcttccactgctccctggggcagtgaattccataaattaaccaccctctgggtgaagaagttcttcctcatctcagttttaaaagagcccccccttattctgcaactatgtcccctagttctagtttccccgatcattgggaacatcctcggtgcatccacccgatcaaggcccctcacgatcttatatgtttcaatgagatcgcctctcattcttctaaactccaaagagtagagttccagcctacttaacctttcctcatatgtcaatcccctcattgcaggaattaatcttgtaaaccttcgcttcactgcctccagggctagtacatcctttcttaagtatggaccccagaactgtacacagtattccaaatgtggtctcactaatactgtgtacagctgcagcaagacctccgtgtttttatactcaatccccctagcaataaaggccaaaactccattggccttcctgattgcttgctgcacctgcatactaacttttagtgattcatgtactaatacccctagatccctttgcgttgcattacaacgcagctcctcctcatttagaaaataacttgccctatcattttttttcccaaagtgaatgacttcacatttattagtattaaatttcatctgccaagttgttgcccactcacctagcttatctatatccttttgcagactcttcctatcctcctcatcccctacttttcctcccatttttgtatcgtccgcaaattttgatatattacacttggttcccttctccaaatcatttatataaattgtgaacaactgaggtcccagcaccgacccttgtggaaccccgctagttactggttgccatcccgagtatgaaccatttatccccactctctgcttcctatttgttagccaatcctctacccatgctaatatattacccccaatcccataattttttatttttagcaatagtctcttatgtggcaccttgtcaaaagccttttggaagtccaagtataccacatccaccggttcccctttatccacccgggttgttacttcctcaaagaattcgagcagattcgttaaacaggacttccccttcacaaaaccatgctggttctgtccgatgaagtcatgtttatccaagtgccccgttagtgtttctttaataattgtctctaacattttacccaccaccgatgttagactaaccggtctatagttacccgccttccgtttacttccttttttaaatataggtgttacattggccattttccaatccactgggaccgttcctgcctccagggagttttggaaaattatcaccaatgcatccacaatccccaccgctatctccctcaagacccttggatgtaatccatcaggcccaggggatttatcctccttcagtctcattaatttccctaataccacctccttggtgatcttaatagtatttagctcctccattcctaccgccccctgtttatccagcgttggaatattttttgtgtcttctatggtgaagactgatacaaaatactcgtttaatgcctttgccatttccatgttccccaccaacaactctccagtctcaccctccaatggaccaacgttcaccttagccaccctttttctttttatatagctataaaaactcttaccattagtttttatgttgttcgctaaattcctttcatagtctattttccccgtcttaattaatctcttagttattttttgctgacctttaaatgcttcccaatcctctaccctcccactatctctggctaccttatatgcccttgccttcagccgaatactatcctttatagttttactgagccatggcttgcCACCAAAgttaataacctcacatttatgcacattatactgcatctgccattcttctgcctgcccaacctatccaagtcacccctgcagcctcatagcatccacctcgcagctcacacttcctcccagcttcgtgtcatccataaACTTGTAGACGTTACATTTAAATCCATtgtttaaatcattaatatatatcactgagccttgtggtaccccactaatcactgcttgccattctgaaaaggacatgttaattcctactctttgcttcctgtctgccaaccagttctctatccatgtcaataccctacccccaataccaagtgcACTAATTGTGGAcattaatctcttgtgtctctattttTGCAAACTAATCTCTTGTTGCTGTGAGGGAAAAAAATGTGTTTCACTCAGAGAATGCATTCACTGGGAAAACAGTGGAAGAGATACTCTCCATCTAAAAGAAGTGATAGGATAAGCATTTGTATCACCAAAGCATAGTTGACCATTGAGCAAGTGCTGGTAAAcaggattaacatagaaacatagaaacatagaaattaggtgcaggagtaggccattcggcccttcgagcctgcaccgccattcaatatgatcatggctgatcacccaactcagtatcccgtacctgccttctctccataccctctgatccccttagccacaagggccacatctaactccctcttaaatatagccaatgaactggcctcgactaccctctgtggcagagagttccagagattcaccactctctgtgtgaaaaaagttcttctcatctcggttttaaaggatttcccccttatccttaagctgtgaccccttgtcctggacttccccaacatcgggaacaatcttcctgcatctagcctgtccaaccccttaagaattttgtaagtttctataagatcccctctcaatctcctaaattctagagagtgtaaaccaagtctatccagtctttcttcataagacagtcctgacatcccatgtggACAGAATCCTGATATTGACACGGACACAATATTTTGAACGTATCTACGCTATATGACCCTTATCCCATTAATTGCTCATTTCTTGGTGGCCCAATTCCATTCTGGCCCCTGCTCTTTTCACCAGAATTTAGAATGAAAAGTGAAGCATCAAATTTAGAGACATAGTCATAgacatacggcacggaaacaggaatTCGGCCCCTTGACCATGCCGACATAGATGTCCCATCTGCgctagtaccacctgcccacatttggcccataactctccaaacctttcctgtccatgtacctgtccaagaatCTTTcacatgttgttatagtacttgcctcaactacctgtggcagctcgttctgtatactcaccaccctcaggTTTTCCAATTAAATTTTACCCTTCacacttaaacctacgtcctctggttcttgatttccttactctgggtaaaagtgtgcATTCATTCTATCCCCACGATGTTATACCCCTTTATAAGATcctctcttcttcttctcctcaatcttccatgattcaatgaataatgcaatggcaacatcctcgtcaatatTCTCCCCATTCTTGCCATCTTAATGAGGTCCTCCCTAGAGCAGGGAGACAAAACCGGTCTACAATACTCCGAATGTGGCCTCACAAACGTTTTCTACAACTGTAActaatatcccaacttctatggtCAACACCTTGACTGACAAAGGCAAATGTACCaaaaaccttcttcaccacccttttACCAGTGACACCAGTTACCgacactcccagatccctctgcactacaacactccccagagcccaaaCATTCCCTGCCCATGTCAGTGCTCCCAAAATCCATCACTTCACACTCCTCTGTATTAAACttaattaaccattcctcagccccccTGCCCAACTGATATCAAGGTCCTGTTGTCATTTTTGATAATCATTTTCACTATCTATGATATCACCCACTTTAGACTCATCGTATGTTTCTGTTTGAGGACTATACGTGTCATGCCAGTATGTGTGCTGAATTTTGGATGAAATAATGAAGATGCTGTCTTTGTAATCTTCCAGCTAAACTGTGGATAGAAATTACAAACGGAGCCTAGTCAGTGCATACATTTGGAGAAGACATTGTGAAAAGAAAGAAATACGACAATGAATTGGCCAGAAAATCGTGAACGTGATTTCATTGGAAGCCAGATGACAACAAGCGGAAACAATGCTGCTGTTAATAATGCGGGGATCAGTGTGGCATCTAATGCAACTGTATCCAGAGAGGTGGagagtgaggtggagagagaagagagagagaggtggaaagtgatgtggagaaagagagggtgagagagaagagaaagaaagagagatagagaaggaGAAAAGGAAGGAGAGAATGTGAAGAGGGAAGAgtgcagacagagagagaatggagagaagaGTGAGAGAAGATAAAGAGATGaacagagagatgagagagagaagagagagagatgcacGAGTGAGACGAGAgagatatgagagagagagagagagagagagagagagagggatgacatTCAAACTAAACCATGAGTAGCAACAACTGAAAGCCAAGAGACAGATTCTCTCAAAGAAAAGGACATAGaatatggaatggaatactttattgtcacgtgaccaggcacagtgaaattctttgtttgcgtacccaatgtatacaaatctgaagatgggtcttgacccaaaacaccacccattccttcccatgctgcctggcccgttacattactccagcattttgtttctaccttcaatGTAGACAAATTGCAGCCATCTAAGGTGCTGACAAAGTTCCAAAGTACACCGGCACCTCCTTTtattctccatcccccccccccacagcggttcccccacACTGTGTCCCCATTTTCCttgttcccccctcctccccaattgtccattgtCCTTCCCCCACCTCCCTAATGGCGATCCCCCCACTGGAGACTATATAGTATATAGAACATATATACTCTATTATATATATTCTATATAGTATATAGAACAAGACAGCATAGAAATAGACTCCTCAATCCACAATATGTTTGCCGAACTTGATGCTAAGCTAAAGTAATCTAATCAATAATCTCTTGTTTACAGATACTCCTCAGCCACAAGATCACGACTGAAAACAACCGATAATCTACAGTGTTCTGTGTTGCCAACGTTTTCTGGATACAGTGTATTGTGTTGTGTGTTTTTGCATCCCATCATGTTTACAAACTGCCCATCTGTGTCTTCTGCTTCTGGTGAGAAGATGAAGAGGAAGATAATTCCTCTTAAGATGAAACTCAAGATAATTGCCATGCGTGAACGCGGCATGCCAGTAAAGGCCATCGCACGTGAGTTAGGACTTCCACAATCGACGATCTCGACCATCTTCAAGGATAAATCGCGAGTCAGAGATGCAGTGAAATCGTCAGCATCGGTTAAATCCACGGTCATCAGGAAAAAAAGAGCTGGGCCGattggtgatatggagagattacTTGTCACGTGGATGAAAGACCAGATACAGAAGCACAAACCGCTCAGCTTATCGACGATCCAGGCTATGGCAAGAAGTTTTTTCAATACACTAAAAGAAAATTCCGATGATCCTACGTATCCACAAGTGTTTACAGCAAGTCCTGGATGGTTCCAACGCTTCAAAAGGCGTAATAATTTTAATAATGTGAAGatcagcggtgaggcagcaagtcccaaTACTGAAGGTGTCAAAGCTTTTAAGGAAGAGCTGAATAGGATAATTGTGGATGAGAAATATTTGCCAGAACAAATATTCAATGTCGATGAAACATGCTTGTTCTGGAAGCGTATGCCAGAGCACACATACATTCATCAAGAGTCCAAGACAATGCCAGGATTCAAGACATACAAAGAGCGTGTAACGCTACTTTTGGGTGGAAATGTCGCAGGGTTCAAATTAAAGCCTTTACTGATCTACCACTCGGAGAACCCAAGAGCATTTAAGAATGTGAGCAAGGAAACGCTTCCCATTCATTATCGCCATAACGAGAAAGCTTGGATGACATTAGCATTGTTTTCCGACTGGTTTCTAAACTGTTTTATACCGGAGGCAAGAGAATATTGTTGGGAAAACAACATCCCATTCAGAATTCTTCTGATCTTGGATAATGCTCCAGGCCATCCGCAGCATATCGGCGACATGCATCCCTATATAAAGGTTGTGTATTTGCCACCGAGCATAACCGCTCTCATTCAACCAATGGATCAAGGCGTAATATCCACGTTCAAAGCCTTTTATTTACGGCAAACGTTTGCGCAGGCTGTTCGAGCGACTGAATCTGGCCGAACACTCCGAGACTTTTGGAACGATTTTAACATTCTAAATGCTACCAGGAACATCGCTGCAGCGTGGAAAGATGTCACACAGAAATGCATGAAGTGCGTTTGGAAGAAGGTTATGAAGACACATGTGGACGCATTCAAAGGTTTTAACAAAGATTCTGCTGTTGATAACATAATAAGAAACAAGATATTGGTGCTTGGGAACCAGCTAGAATTGGACATTGATGAAGAAGATATTCATGAGCTTGTTGACATTGAGGCTGAAGAGCTTTCCAATGAGGATCTGATCGAACTGgaggaagaaagaagaaaagaagctGAGGCAATGGAAGAAGCAGTTATAGCCGAGGCCCCAAAAATGTTCACAACAAAGACACTGGCGGAGGCGTTTGCTGCTATCAGCAGTGGCGTACGGATGTTGGAAGAAATGGACGTCAATTATGAGAGATTCGCAAAAACTGACAGGCAGATACAGGATGCTCTTTTCTGCTATTGGGAAATATATAATGAAAAGAATAAGAAATAAATAATCTCTATAGTCAAAACTTGATATCTTCCAGAACAACACTATGCCCGCTAAACAATCAACAAGTGTTGATGCCCCAGTGCTTTCTCCCACTACTGGCCTGTCCCGTAAATGACACACAaattacgcccaagtggggcaggcacaTCACAGCGCACACACAGCCAGGCTTCTGAACGAGGTAACAAAGCCTGTATTAAAACCAATCAATTTCCAGCTATGATGCAACAATGCTGGATGCTTCAGACAATATATTGCGcttcaatgctgagaattatattctgtacCCTGTCTCTTCCCCTTTTTTATACCTATTGTACTTACATTTAGCTTGATTGTATACATGAATAGTAttttctgatttaattggattgcATACAATtgaaagctttttcactgtaccccacgaaatacataacaataataaacttaaattgAATCAATATGACTGAGTCTTTCATGAGAAACTGCAGAGAAGATGCAATACTTACACAAGGGTCCatggacagaaaatccagggtttcttccaggatgataccaacaccaggaacatgtgggaaggcatccgggccataacaaactacaaggcccctcagatgtcttgtaaggatgacacagactttctaaatgaactaaataatcatttcggcaggtttgaggcactgaacaccactacagtgaggaaattagagcctcaaccaggagaacagacgctgtcttttgaaactgctgaagtccgcaaaatcctggagggtattgaccagcgaaaggcagccggaccggataacataccggggcgtctgcttaggggatgtgccgaccagctggctctggttctgacagacatttttaacatctccctgaaccaggtcATTgtcccatcatgtttcaagacagccaccatcataccagttcccaaaaagtctacaataacctgcctgaatgattaccgccccgtagcactcacaccaataataatgaagtgctttgagaggcttattaagcagcacatggtctctaaactcccctccagttttgacctgttccagtttgcttatcgcccgaaccgctccacagaggatgctatttcctctgcagtccacctgagcctacaacacctggaggagaggaacacccacgtgcggatgctgtttgttgatttcagctcagcatttaacacgataatccccagcatctggtgagcaaactggcacccctaggtttcaataccatactatgcaactggatcctggatttcctttctgaaagaccccagtctgtgcgggtggggaagaacacctcctcggtcatcacactgagcaccggctcccctcagggctgtgtcctgaggccgctgctctttacattgatgacacatgactgtgtcgccaggtccactactaaccatatcatcaaatacgcggatgacacaacagtagtgggcctcatccgcaataacgacgaccaggcatatagagaggaggtggaacagctggtgagctggtgcagcaggaacaaccttctcctaaatgtgaacaaaatgtcgtcgatttcagaaggaaaattcagcccagtcacactccactttgcatcaacaactcagcagtggagcaggtgaaaaggatcaagttcctgggggtgcatataacggacaccttaaactggtccacaaacattacatctctggcaaaacgggtacagcagcggttgtacttcctccgcaggttgagaagtttacacctccaccctcccatcctcgccactttctacagaagcacaattgagtcggtcatgaccagctgcatctctacgtggtgcggcagctgtacagctgcggactggaagtgccttcagagagtggtgaggaaagcggaaaaaatcattgggacttctcttccttccatcatggacatggggtacaagcgctgtctgattagagctaagggcattaccagagcccccacacacccacaatttggactgtttatactgcttaactctgggaggaggtactgcagcatgaagagcgggacaaccaggttctgcaacagcttcatcccccaggccataagattactgaacaatcaacaaaaccgaggctagaactttttaaatatcgacactttttaaaaactttttatatatatttattttacagaaccatgcacatgaggcatttttatggacgcacctagcacttttacttttactatttacctgatttggagagtcaaatgcaacgaaatttcgttcaaggtgcactgtgtctaggtgtatatctgaatgacaataaagttttcattcattcattcattcgtcagtgctggggcccctactcgtcacattgtatattaatggtttggatgaggggctttaaggctttgtggccaatttTGCAGATGAATCGAAAATAGGTGatggggcaggcagtgtagagaaagcggggacttggacaggttgggagtgtgggcaaagaaatggcagatggaatatagtgtagcaaagtgtggagtaatGCATTTtattagtaggaataaaggcgtaaactattttctaaatggggagagaatccggaAATTGGTGCAAAGAGAGttgggagtgctagtgcaggattaCCAAAAAGTTAATCAGCATGTTGAAATGGTAGTACAGAGAGCAAACtcgatgctagcatttatttcaagcggGCTTCtatacaaaatagtaagattaaacgagaacttaccagtttgaagtttgatctgtattttatgaggagttacaatgagggattacgtgaagaacccgctcagtgcgcaggcgcggcatacttccaagcagcggtgtggaatcacagatagacacagttatttgaagtaaacatagtaaagataaggagacatcaatttattagtttgatccatataatgagggtgggagcggagggcacgtaatccctcatcgtaactcctcataaaatacagatcaaacttcaaactggtaagttctcgtttaatcttactattttacttcggagtcacgtgagtgactacgtgaagacttcaaagctctgtgatttcaaaccgtgtaacagttcatacttcactcgctgccgaagtcattcgagggaggaagtatgttatcgtaatcaaccatgaatctgtttgtaaaaacaataatggtgttattaacaacaacaagaccaattactcccccgggcttaaattatatattttttgcagattttttttctgcaaacaatacaggttctgtcagtggtttgttataaaagtttggaacgtatactccctagaccaccctgcagtagccaggatgtggtccataggctcgtccatcctcttagttactgacgtggaagctgtcctggtggaataagattttatacat
The sequence above is a segment of the Amblyraja radiata isolate CabotCenter1 chromosome 1, sAmbRad1.1.pri, whole genome shotgun sequence genome. Coding sequences within it:
- the cenpb gene encoding major centromere autoantigen B, whose amino-acid sequence is MFTNCPSVSSASGEKMKRKIIPLKMKLKIIAMRERGMPVKAIARELGLPQSTISTIFKDKSRVRDAVKSSASVKSTVIRKKRAGPIGDMERLLVTWMKDQIQKHKPLSLSTIQAMARSFFNTLKENSDDPTYPQVFTASPGWFQRFKRRNNFNNVKISGEAASPNTEGVKAFKEELNRIIVDEKYLPEQIFNVDETCLFWKRMPEHTYIHQESKTMPGFKTYKERVTLLLGGNVAGFKLKPLLIYHSENPRAFKNVSKETLPIHYRHNEKAWMTLALFSDWFLNCFIPEAREYCWENNIPFRILLILDNAPGHPQHIGDMHPYIKVVYLPPSITALIQPMDQGVISTFKAFYLRQTFAQAVRATESGRTLRDFWNDFNILNATRNIAAAWKDVTQKCMKCVWKKVMKTHVDAFKGFNKDSAVDNIIRNKILVLGNQLELDIDEEDIHELVDIEAEELSNEDLIELEEERRKEAEAMEEAVIAEAPKMFTTKTLAEAFAAISSGVRMLEEMDVNYERFAKTDRQIQDALFCYWEIYNEKNKK